In the genome of Kineosporia sp. NBRC 101731, one region contains:
- a CDS encoding molybdenum cofactor biosynthesis protein MoaE — protein sequence MPIETTRDHSRIVPPARQVLLAQVTDQPIDLQALASRVEGASSGAVVTFGGVVRNHDGGREVTGLEYVGHPTAQAVLERVVAEVTAASDAEAVAVSHRIGTLAIGDTALAVAVAGAHRQEAFETAMRLVDEVKAQLPIWKRQVLADGTDEWVACP from the coding sequence GTGCCGATCGAGACCACACGCGACCACAGCCGGATCGTCCCGCCCGCCCGGCAGGTGCTGCTGGCGCAGGTGACGGACCAGCCGATCGACCTCCAGGCGCTGGCCTCACGCGTCGAGGGGGCGTCGTCGGGGGCCGTGGTCACATTCGGCGGCGTGGTGCGCAACCACGACGGCGGTCGCGAGGTGACCGGCCTGGAGTACGTCGGCCACCCCACCGCGCAGGCCGTGCTGGAGCGGGTGGTCGCCGAGGTCACCGCCGCCAGCGACGCCGAGGCCGTCGCGGTCTCCCATCGCATCGGCACGCTGGCCATCGGCGACACGGCGCTGGCCGTCGCGGTCGCCGGGGCCCATCGTCAGGAGGCCTTCGAGACCGCCATGCGCCTGGTCGACGAGGTCAAGGCGCAGCTGCCGATCTGGAAGCGGCAGGTGCTCGCCGACGGTACCGACGAGTGGGTTGCCTGCCCCTGA
- a CDS encoding glycosyltransferase family 39 protein, with translation MTQTTGRGPDGAVPADSGRKTTALTGPQTTPQSIRPRSSRLERLEGRAHDVLARPWMAEGLVALIGVVVFTWWINRPSPWWDEAVTRDVVSRSTGEILDLTKSVDLVHATYYLLAHALLGDSTSITPIRLLSAAAAAVTGVLLVRLGRELGSGRVGLVAGLLWVIAPLSSRYAQEARPYALVALMATAATLALVQVCRKPWLRTRWAVYIGCVTALGLLNVIGLTILAVHLCYVLATSAAPVRHRWFLAGGLAVALLSPLLWFSSQQSAQVAWLPVPHWNRLTGFFEAQYELTWIVVGLLVLAFAGIGRGTHNPALALGLAWAVLPTVMLWSVSQIHPLYDWRYVFFTVPGGALALASLATLLRVRYLAIMLLVFTLGGAHMQAVYRWRATGHSENLRGVAQTIESQAQPGDAVIFLPESRRVVKLAYPAAFDEVDDIALGQTGARSATLFGVEATTADITKALRKRTRIWVVTSNTRLGESAEDPEADKQRLLSNNFHAKKATDLGTYQVQLYQRSSKEAGIKNAGSKK, from the coding sequence GTGACGCAGACCACGGGGCGGGGACCCGACGGGGCCGTACCGGCTGATTCAGGCCGGAAGACCACAGCACTCACCGGACCGCAGACCACCCCCCAGAGCATCAGACCCCGCTCGAGCCGTCTCGAACGCCTCGAGGGCCGCGCCCACGACGTCCTGGCCCGGCCGTGGATGGCCGAAGGTCTGGTCGCGCTCATCGGTGTCGTGGTCTTCACCTGGTGGATCAACCGGCCCAGCCCGTGGTGGGACGAGGCTGTGACCCGCGACGTGGTGTCGCGCAGCACCGGCGAGATCCTCGACCTGACCAAGAGCGTCGACCTGGTCCACGCCACCTACTACCTGCTCGCGCACGCCCTGCTCGGCGACAGCACCTCGATCACCCCGATCCGGCTGCTGTCCGCGGCGGCCGCGGCCGTCACCGGCGTCCTACTGGTGCGTCTGGGCCGGGAACTGGGATCCGGCCGGGTCGGCCTCGTCGCCGGCCTGCTCTGGGTAATCGCGCCGCTGTCCTCCCGGTACGCCCAGGAGGCCCGTCCCTACGCGCTGGTCGCCCTGATGGCCACGGCCGCCACGCTGGCCCTGGTGCAGGTCTGCCGCAAGCCGTGGCTGCGCACACGCTGGGCGGTCTACATCGGCTGCGTGACCGCGCTCGGCCTGCTCAACGTCATCGGCCTCACCATCCTGGCCGTCCACCTCTGTTATGTGCTGGCCACGTCGGCCGCCCCGGTGCGGCACCGCTGGTTCCTGGCCGGCGGCCTGGCCGTGGCCCTGCTCAGCCCACTGCTCTGGTTCTCCAGTCAGCAGAGCGCCCAGGTGGCCTGGCTACCGGTGCCGCACTGGAACCGGCTCACCGGCTTCTTCGAGGCCCAGTACGAGCTCACCTGGATCGTGGTCGGCCTCCTGGTCCTCGCTTTCGCAGGGATCGGCCGGGGCACGCACAACCCGGCCCTGGCGCTCGGCCTCGCCTGGGCGGTGCTGCCGACGGTGATGCTCTGGAGCGTCTCGCAGATACACCCGCTGTACGACTGGCGCTACGTCTTCTTCACCGTGCCCGGAGGTGCTCTGGCCCTGGCCTCGCTGGCCACCCTGCTGCGAGTCCGGTACCTGGCGATCATGCTGCTCGTGTTCACCCTCGGCGGTGCACACATGCAGGCTGTCTACCGCTGGCGGGCCACCGGCCACTCGGAGAATCTGCGGGGCGTGGCCCAGACCATCGAGTCGCAGGCCCAGCCGGGCGACGCGGTGATCTTCCTGCCCGAGTCCCGGCGCGTCGTGAAACTGGCTTACCCGGCGGCGTTCGACGAGGTCGACGACATCGCCCTGGGCCAGACCGGAGCCCGTTCCGCCACGCTGTTCGGTGTCGAGGCCACGACCGCCGACATCACCAAGGCCCTGCGCAAGCGCACCCGGATCTGGGTGGTCACGAGCAACACCCGGCTGGGCGAGAGTGCCGAAGACCCCGAAGCCGACAAGCAGCGGCTGCTGAGCAACAACTTCCACGCCAAGAAGGCGACCGATCTGGGCACTTACCAGGTGCAGCTGTACCAGCGCAGCAGCAAGGAAGCCGGCATCAAGAACGCCGGCTCCAAGAAGTAG
- a CDS encoding MoaD/ThiS family protein produces the protein MSNTRITSDSLTDNSNPTAGSVTIRYFAGARAAAGVESEHLSIAGPTPLDELLLHLADRHGAALARVLEASSFLVDEVTGDRLRVVPVGAVVDVLPPFAGG, from the coding sequence ATGAGCAACACCCGTATCACCAGTGACAGCCTCACGGACAACAGCAACCCCACGGCAGGGTCGGTCACGATCCGCTACTTCGCCGGGGCCCGGGCCGCGGCCGGAGTGGAGTCCGAGCATCTGTCCATCGCCGGCCCCACCCCCCTTGATGAACTCCTGCTGCACCTGGCCGACCGTCATGGAGCGGCCCTCGCAAGGGTCCTCGAGGCGTCGTCGTTCCTTGTGGACGAGGTCACGGGCGACCGCCTCAGGGTCGTCCCGGTCGGCGCCGTCGTCGACGTTCTGCCGCCATTTGCTGGCGGTTGA
- the moaA gene encoding GTP 3',8-cyclase MoaA — MATVMLGLPRTRGEGRVPSLTGRPEDSRLIDTYGRVATDLRVSLTDKCSLRCGYCMPPEGLDWLPDEQVLSDDELIRLITLAVAELGVEEVRFTGGEPLLRRGLERIVEATARLRTKTGHAPVTALTTNGVGLDKRAGALASAGLSRINVSLDTLDPERFHRITRRDRHRDVLAGLTAATAAGLGPVKVNTVLLPGINDDEAVPLVRWALAQGYELRFIEQMPLDAQGAWQREQMVTADDIQQALAGEFELVPVDARVRGASPAQTWTASDGQNTGTVGIIASVTRPFCGDCDRTRLTADGQIRNCLFARDETDLRALLRSGADDAELAQIWRAAMWGKAAGHGINDTSFIQPARPMSAIGG; from the coding sequence GTGGCAACGGTGATGCTCGGCCTCCCGAGGACTCGTGGAGAAGGGCGGGTTCCCTCCCTCACGGGGCGACCCGAAGACTCCCGCCTGATCGATACCTATGGACGGGTGGCCACCGATCTGCGGGTGAGCCTGACCGACAAGTGCTCGCTGCGCTGCGGTTACTGCATGCCGCCGGAGGGCCTGGACTGGCTTCCCGACGAACAGGTGCTCTCCGACGACGAGCTGATCCGCCTGATCACCCTCGCGGTTGCGGAGCTGGGGGTCGAGGAGGTCCGCTTCACCGGCGGCGAGCCGCTGTTGCGCCGGGGCCTGGAGCGCATCGTCGAGGCGACCGCCCGGCTACGGACGAAGACGGGCCACGCGCCCGTCACCGCGCTCACCACGAACGGCGTGGGTCTGGACAAGCGCGCCGGAGCCCTGGCCTCGGCCGGGCTGAGCCGGATCAATGTTTCCCTGGACACGCTCGACCCGGAACGCTTCCACCGGATCACCCGGCGCGACCGGCACCGCGACGTGCTGGCCGGACTGACCGCGGCCACCGCGGCCGGGCTCGGGCCGGTCAAGGTGAACACGGTGCTGCTGCCCGGCATCAACGACGACGAGGCCGTACCCCTGGTGCGCTGGGCCCTGGCCCAGGGCTACGAGCTGCGGTTCATCGAGCAGATGCCGCTCGACGCGCAGGGCGCCTGGCAGCGCGAGCAGATGGTCACGGCCGACGACATCCAGCAGGCGCTGGCCGGGGAGTTCGAGCTGGTTCCGGTCGACGCCCGGGTCCGGGGCGCCTCACCGGCCCAGACCTGGACCGCCTCGGACGGCCAGAATACGGGCACCGTGGGCATCATCGCCTCGGTGACCCGGCCGTTCTGCGGCGACTGCGACCGCACCCGGCTGACGGCCGACGGCCAGATCCGCAACTGCCTGTTCGCCCGCGACGAGACCGACCTGCGGGCCCTGCTGCGCTCAGGTGCGGACGACGCGGAGCTCGCCCAGATCTGGCGGGCGGCGATGTGGGGCAAGGCGGCGGGTCATGGCATCAACGACACCTCGTTCATCCAGCCGGCCCGGCCGATGAGCGCCATCGGAGGCTGA
- a CDS encoding WXG100 family type VII secretion target gives MPRFEVDSVQVVQASAAVQASAQQIGTEVDRMMRHLVQLQGSWSGSAATSFQSVVGDWRVTQERVRVALEQIQAALAQAGRQYQEVEDAAVRMFTV, from the coding sequence ATGCCCAGGTTCGAGGTGGACAGCGTCCAGGTGGTGCAGGCGAGTGCCGCGGTGCAGGCGTCGGCCCAGCAGATCGGTACCGAGGTCGACCGCATGATGCGGCATCTCGTGCAGTTGCAGGGCAGCTGGAGCGGATCGGCAGCCACGTCGTTCCAGTCGGTGGTCGGTGACTGGCGGGTGACGCAGGAGCGGGTGCGGGTGGCCCTGGAACAGATCCAGGCCGCGCTGGCTCAGGCGGGGCGGCAGTACCAGGAGGTGGAAGACGCTGCGGTGCGAATGTTCACGGTCTGA